AATCCTTCACTGTTCCTTCAACCTTCGGTCCACGAACTCCTCGCCAGCGAGCCACTCGAGCCACAGCGAGCCATGGACAGCGGGGTGGGTCCGTTTAGCCTCCACGTGATGCCCCGGCACCCGCTACCCGCTTTCGACACGTTCCGATGGCGTAGGCTAGCGACCCTCTGAGTGACGCCCGACTTCGAACCGTGCACCTCAGCcccagcagcagcagtagtcGAAGATGGTTGCTGAATCCTGTTTCGTGGCGTTCGGCGCTGAACTGCCCCACCTGGTCCAGTCATTGCTGCCGTTCCGCACCTTTCTTGACAGCACAACGTTGTAGAGTCTTTCTGGCACTTGATGCTGCTCTGTGAAATCTTGAGCAATGGTAGACGATTGAGCAATGGTACGAAAAATAGCCGATGGCGCAGAGAGTAAAAACACATTAAGAAATACCCGGATTGATGTCAAATTTATCAGGGAGGTTcctataaacaaagtaaattaatggttTTAATAGGAAAATTTTGTACATTtgggtctgggtgggaatcgaacccgggcgtccggggtgcgagacgagcacgcttccccgacgcccgGGTTCAGGAGCACGTCGAAGGTTACGAggtgtacacaggcaatatccttgcgcagcataTACAGTTCCGGgagtaactggctgattattggcaATACTACAGAGTTTTATTTTCGCTCACTACATGATACGGTGCAGCCATACGTGACATGTTATGTCCTTTGCGCACGCACGTCGTATAcggagaattactgtggcagttaccgccggtaaccATAATAGCCACCCTTACCGTGATCACTTATtgaaacatggcagcacccatacagcgccggccacccgcttcgatctgaattcgcgcTTTTTAGTGTCTCTCTGCCCTGTCAGCAAGGAACAGGGGGCAAAATTCGTCATCGTTacgtctcatctcaagctgacgTCAaaacattaggtatgttttgacgcaattattgagatcagctgtttgttttcacgctgttaggactacagacacggcaccgagccgtaaaactggtttgatttctagttagcagatggcgccacagcattagcagTGGTGttgcgttgacgatgcggaacgctataaaagcctaattgttcactgcatcattaatttactaccccgctctagcatggtactggataacggtagcgagcaaacgccaagtatagACGCCGAGCAGCCGCTGTGCTGCAGGTGAGCATTTATGAGGGCGTTCGTCCTTATtgcttgctaaggaggctgcaaggtaactgcacGGAAAGCGTACATGTAAAGCGAAGGCTGTCACATGCAActtatggttacggcgtcaaaacatttttttgcgtcagtccaccaaccatggagcatataaatggatggcaagcagacgctgagccgAAGTCGCGGCGCGGAAGAGAACATCTCgtggggcattcggccttcctattggctaagaattcgtgtagctcCCACGGTGCTGACAACAGCTTCTGAGATGGAGTACAGTGCGTGTGTCATAGgccacgtgacggcgcagccaatggggaggaggtggcgccacgtcatgagtctATAAAGTGAGCGTGCTGCCTACCGCGCATCAGTTGCTCTTCGGATTTTAACGGTGCTATCTTTACTGCGATGGACTCTGAAGCGTCTACCTCAGTGGTAGCTGTGAAACGTGAAGATCATGATGAACGAGATGACATAATCACGACAGACTCGCCATTAatcgttctgcagcaaaatggtccGAATGTTTCCGGTTTGTGGCCAacgtatacgcaaacacacacacactgaatCACCAGAAATAACTTTAATGCATGCCAAAAACACAAGAGACTGCAATGTTTTCGTATTTCCACATGTAAGCAGTCTGAAGCGTCTCCTCAACTTTTCTTTCTTACGCTTACACCAACTCTCCTGCTGTAATGACTCGGCGCTGGAGGGTGTTATGTAATGACACTATGcaaatcccacgcactgtgggaatcaatgctATGTGAAACATTTTGGAGGTAGGTGGCTAGACAGCCTCTTTAGCGGTTCTGCAAAGCATTGCCAGATGAACGAATATATTTGTGTAAGGAGACGAACTGTGCGTGCGtgacgcgagcgtgtgtgtgtttgcgacGACATCAGCAAGGAGATGACGGCGATGACATGACGAAGGAGTGTTAGAACCTGTTTCGTTACTACCTGGACCGATCTCGAGGGCGCTACAAAGTCACATAGAGTATCAAAGCGCGAGCTGGCGCGAGGAAATAACTGGTGAAAGTGGTTCGCTCTCGAATGCCGCGCAGTGTTACATGGCGTCTCAACACGCTAACGCTAGGGAGGGCTGGGAGGAGCAGGCTCGCTCTCACTTTTGTAAGCGACTTGTTGCTATGCGACGGGACGCACATGATGGCAAGTGTTAAGGTTGCGCGTTTCATGTCTACGTGTGTGACTCAATGAAAACTGGATCGCGCGCACGTGTTCTTGCTTTTTAGAGCAAATAGTTGCGATGTGACGTGAATCATGCGCCAATCGTCTCACAGTGCTAGTTGGCACAAAAGAAGTATGCATGCGTCTGTGGCCTTATGATGCACTGACGCTCAAGTATCTCGTCGGTAAGTACGTTGACAGCAACCTTGCATGGAACGCAAGCCGCGAATACGTTTTAAAAAAATTTTAGAAGTGTCGCCATGTCTCCCTGATCACTTAAATATATTCTTCTCTTTCTCGGTTAGAAAATAGCTTACCCATGCCTTAGCATACAGTGTTCTCAGATACGGGATGTGGTGCTTCTGTCCAGTCAAACATCATAAATACCTCATTCATGATTACCGTCTATATTCTTGTTTTCAATCTACTCTCGATTGTTAAACGAATAGTGGTTGATTTCTTAGAAGCTTAATTTTTTTACTACACCTGTGCTGGTCCTACACTGGCCTTCTTGTATTGGTCCAGATGCTAGTCAGCAAGGCTATTGAACCAATGCTTTTCAAGGTATATTTTTATTGACATCGTTCCATAGAGGTTTGATTCTACTCCGTGGCACTGCTACAAGTGAACGAACATATTAGCGAGGACGTTGGGCCTCTCCAATTAAGCACAAGGGGCAGGCCTACAGCTGTTCCTAAGGAGCGCACAAAGTCGATGAGCTGTGCGTGACTGTGCATGTGAGTTTTCCGGGTCTTAGCGTAGTTGATTACCCCTGCCGTCCCGTCACTACCCCCTCTATACAACCCCCTTCCACtccaaagagaaagagagagagaaacaataaGAGAAatgcaaggaggttaaccaggctgagccctttggctaccctgcactacagtgcctagaatataattagtaagtatattctagtcACTGTACCTGCAATAAGGAAGATTGAAAAGTCGAAACGGTCCGGAAAGCTCGCGGTCGGCGTGTTTGTTAATCGCAGCGCCAACCAGCAGAATTTTTCTTTTCTGGTCATCGGCCGCATgcactaatctttttttttttttttttgacgactaCACAGTAAACTGCGACACTCTAAGAATGCATGTTTGGCATGTTGCCCGAATACCTCATCACCAGCTTGTCTACTTACTCACAGACCACACACAAATTTCAGCCACATTGTTGCTGCTCCCCGCGTCCAGCTGCGTCGAACTACAGCTTACAGTAAGACGGTAGTCGCTGTTGTGGCACCTGTATTCTCCTCAACTATGCCCTACCATTCCAAGTGCCAAAGAAGAGGCTCAAATATCGGCGGCGGCAATGAAACGGGCAACATTACTGCTTAAACCAAGTGAATAATTGCCTCCTGTGTGGTGATTATTGATGACGAGGTGATGATCGTGTCGGCCAAGTATTACACCGAATGTAAACCGCGAAAACAACTGAGCATTCAAGCAAAAGCACGCACGCCTTATTTTCAGAGGAGACAGCCTCCTGGCTAGCAGAGACGCGGTCATATCTCTCGCTTACCTCGTCATGGGCAGAGTGTCGAGCCGAAACTTCGTTCTTTCTGGTTTTCGTTCCAGTTCAGTGAAAATGGTTCCGTTCCAGTTCAACTCCGAAGCCAAAAAATAACTGTTCAGACCCGTTTGACTGGTTTATGATCGTTTGCGTAACCTAAGAATAATTACAGAAAAACAGCATCaatttattttgtacaaaaagtCAAAGGTGCTCCGGATCTGCACACAAAGACTCAAAAAAGCTACGCGTGTTGTTCTCCAGGTCACAAGTACGAGTATACAGCCACATACAAAGTAAATCGCATTGTGGAAGCACAGTTCAGAAGCAATACGTCATTTCTAGTGCACGTTCTTcagtttgcattttttttcttcttcaaaagTGAGCGCCCTGCTAGCGCTTCTTCATACCAATGATTATAAATAGGTGTGCTACCGCCAGATAAATATTTGACGGTCACCAATTTTAAACGCTCACAAGTGTATACCAGCCTTCCGGCTCGACACTTGGGAAGGCACAATAACGGTGTTGACACTTTAAAATGATATCAAGTTCAAATGTGTTTACAAATGAGGTACGGTTGTTGAGCCTGCATCGAAAACCGCGATTCTGATTTTCCGTTTGGTtccggagcgaaaaaaaaaatcctaacgTAGCGCTTAATTTCTGGTCAATGCAGAATTTCCGGTCTACGCTTTACTCATCAAACGAGTAGGTGATGTCTTCGCCCTAGGCGGGCGGCGTCCTCAGTCCATGGACGCCGTGAGCCCTGGCCGTCCACCTCGTCCTGTCCACGAGGCTCGCCTGAACCTTAGGGTTGGGGCTGGCCAGCCACTGCTTGACGATTGGCTTATTGATGAGCTCTACATGAatcacacttttcttcattttggtTTTCGACTTTCGGTTTAGTTCTGGCTCAGTACCCTGGTGAGTCCCGCCTGCAACGCACATATAACCAGCAACAACACGAACAACACGCGGAATCCTGCGGATCGCGTAGCCTTTGGATTTATTGAGATCACTCAAAAACACCGAGTGCACATGGCTCCTATTTTGCCCTGCGGTATAGTGCCGCTGTTCGCCGCACGGACTGTCATCGCCACGCCTactcctctctccctctctctcttcttatTCCTTTAACCAGCCACCACCAGTAAGTGAGAGAATCTGAGAAGGCACCGGTATAGACTCCTGCAACACTGGCGTTGTCGCCTTGCCTAGCGCAGCGTTGGTACTGCGTCAAGTGTCGGTGGTCCTCGAACGCTATTCGGAAGCTGCTTTCACATTTATATTGTGAGAACCAACTTCATGTGTGCCTTCGCTTGTCAGGATGACAATGTACCAATTTGTTTTTTCTGTATACCCGGctagaattattttttttcttactaaaaaaaatgaaaggtggATACCTTTCATAAAATGACCATTCTTCCTTTTTTACTTCATCGCAAGAATGTAATTTAGAATGATCTCGATTCCTAGTAAAATATTACTTTGATTACTTATCAAAAAGTCACATTTGATTTTTTTTGCATCAAGATATTTCCAGAATTACAGGTGGAAAATCTTTTTGATCCATGTGGGAAAACGTTGTAGGATGACCCGTCTCTGAGTTTCCATTGACATGACTGGTATATGGCGTTTGGCTGCTCAGTACCAATTTGCGGGTTCGTGCCACAGTGATCCGCATTCTGATGGAAGTCGAGCACAAAACCGCTCGTGTACCAAGATTTACATGCACGTTAACTAATCTGGGTTGATAAAATAGCCACCCAGGATTGACTAAGTGATTTGTTTACATGGTTTACAGTCCCAAAACGACACTGAATATGAGAAACGCCTTGTGGAAGGGTTCTGACCCTACGGATTATTTTGACCATGTGCCCAGTGGTTTCTTGTGTTCTCTGTGGTTCTTAAACCTTCATCCAAAGCTCTGTACACAATGTCCTCCCCTATATGGTGTCACTCTAAACAAGCTTATAGCTTCGGGACGTTAAAGAGCATCGGCCATTCATCAGACTGAAGCATGAGGCGTGTTATTATCAGCCTTGAATAATAAATGAAGCAGTTTCacacaaaaaacacaaaaaatatataattGTCCTCCGTTCTATTGTGTCAtggctcaagaaaaaaaaattgtgttgttTGGTGTTGTCGAATGCCTTGtgaagatttttttcttttctatcaaAAAACagtcggggggagggggagcggACGTTGGCACAGTGCATATTATATGAGATGACGTGTCAGCAAATATCAGCTTCCGGGTCACTTCGTTCAATGGTGTAATCTTCAAATCTGACCTTGAATGAAACGTTCCCTTAACCGAGCCATCTCACGAGACCTTCACTTTAAGACTTTTGTACAAGCATGCTCCCATGACCTGTTACATAGCTGCGAAAATTCGAGAGAGCAGCAGAGAAACGCAGGCGGACTTTCGGGAACAGCCAGCGGCGATGATAAAAATTCATAATGTATTTCTCCGTCAAAGTAGTAGCATGGAAATTTCCTACCGGAGGGTTGCATTATTTCCGCGTCCACATTGTCTGTTCTTGTAATTTGACAAATTGTGGCTTGCGTGTCTGTGCACACTGACTGCACTCAATCGCTAAGCGAACACGCAATACCATCTGGCAGCTCCTTTGTTTGGCGAAGGTATAGGAGCAGAGCATGCAAGAAAGCGGCTTTATAGCCAGAGGCCGACATCGGCCAGCCTTGGGGAAGAGTTGCGATAGCATACCGACGGAAACTCGTTTGGACAGTGAGCGCATCAGCAGTGAAAACACGGACACgatgaaaataaaatgaagacGGTGTTCGTTTGGGGTGGCGACGTGATAGCCCAGAAGTGGAGTTGCATACCTTACCGGCGGCACCGCAAGCGCTCGCCGCGCGACCGCCCCGTTGCCCGCGATCTGGGAAAACCGTGTCGTTCTCGCCCAGACCCTCTCACTGCGGGGTATAAAGAGAGCCAAAGCGGGACGGCCATTGAGCGAGGCTAGCTTGTCTTCTGCCTCGTCTGAGCCGCATCATGCGTCTCGCTGTAAGTACTGCTTCTGGGAAAAACCCTGGTGTTTTATTATCTTCGTTTCctctaattctttttttttttttgtgcagcttCTTTGATTGCGGCGTGACTGGACTGTATTTTTATTTTAGTTTTCACAAATGAGCTTCCGGCAACTGTTGAAAATCGTGGCATATTGCATAAGGACATCCATCCCCTTGCATAACAGTGCTGTGAAATCTTTACTGCTCGTTTGTACACTTACCCTTATCAACGACATGGAAATATGAAGTGTAAGCGTGTTGTATTAATATTTTAACCGTTGTGCAATGGCTGTCTCAACTAATTTTGTCTAGAGAAATGTCTGACGAACCCGAAATTTAGAACGTGCGTCCTCGTCGTGGTATTAATGAGGCATCACATGCCGCAACGGCCCGATATAATAATGATTAACTTCAGTGAATAATCGCAAAAGAACTTGCCGAGGATAGAGTGGGATGATCACTATAGCTAGAAATGAAATTATGGCACTAATTTTGTCATTATAGTCGCTCTGTTCTAGCACAGTAAGGACTGCCTACTGTCTTGCGTCTTCAATTTGTTATTAGTTGgcctttttttgcatttcctttCAGGCACAATTCTAGTGTAAAGCTGATTCCAGTTCTATTTTCTGTCAGTTTATTAGCCAAATACTGAACGTAAGCACAAGAGCCTGCTGATTCATCGGACCTCACATGAACAGCATGCTGGAGTGCTAACGTATTAACCCATTAGCGCGGCAAACTACATATTTCGGCTGAGTGGCCTTGAAAAtaatgtctatatatatatatatatatatatatatatatatatatatatatatcgcgagCATATGGTGTAAGTCCAGGTGTTTGTTCCCCATACCTGTGCACCCCCCAAATTTATACTCTTTCATAAGAACTTCGTATGGAAATAACGCGAACAGGTAAATGCTATCTTCCCGAAaatgttcaatgcattcacttaTTATCCATGTGGATATCAGTATAAGCGCCGCATACATGATCCTTGCAAACAAATTCGGTTTTTTACGAAAAGCGTCTTTGTAGTATGAAACTAAATAAAGCGCTTCTGTGAACCAGGCATTGCTCTCGACCCTCCTGGCCTGTGCGTCGGCCGGTGTGCCCGCAGCATTTGGCGGCGGCCCGCTGGCTGGTGCTGCGCTGCTAGGCGGCGGCCTCGGGCCAGCCATGATCGTCGGCGATGGCCTGGGCAACGCAGCTCTGGGCAACCTCGGTGGTTTCGGTGGTGTCAGTGGCCTTGGGGGCCTGGGTGCTGGAGGCCTGGATCATGGTGGTCTAGGTGCCACGAACCTAGGAGCTGGCGCGCTGGGCCTTGGCGGCCTCGGAGGCCTAGGAGGCGGAGGAGCACTCCTGGCTGCCGGTCCGACCGTGGTGGGCGTGGCAGCAGGCCCGGCGACTGTGTCCGGCCCGGTGAGCGTGTCGGCCCCCGTCTCTATCCCGGGTCCAGTGGCCACTCCCGTAGCGTCTGTGACGTACGTCAAGCAGCCAGTTATTAAGCTCCGCTATGTGACCAGGCCCGTCACCACCTACGTGAGGCAGCCCGTCGCAACTGTGACGCACACCATTAAGAAGATCGTAAACTACAACAACGCCGGAGCACTGTTAGGACTCGGTGGCGCTAGCGGCTTAGATCTCGGCGGGGATCTAGCTGGCGGCGACGGAGTGGATGGAGTTGACGGAGgcaatggtggtggtggtggtggtggtggctttGCTGGCGACaatggtggcggcggcggtggccgcggtggcggcggtggcggcggtttCAGTGGCGGAAACGGCGGCGGaaacggcggtggcggcggcttcAGTGGCGGAAACGGTGGCggaaacggcggcggcggcggcttcggTGGCGGACACAGTGGCGGTGGTGGCTTCGGTGGCGGAAGTGGAAGCGGAGGCGGCGGCTTCACTGGTGGAAACGGTGGTGGTAGTGCCTACACTGGTGGTAATGGCGGTGGTGACCTTGCTGGAGGCAGTGGAAATGGAGGAGGTTTCTCCAGAGGTCCCGTCGGAGGTGGAAGTTTTGCTGGTTACAGTGGAGGTGGAGGAGGCTTCCCCAGAGGGCACGGCGGTGCCGGCAGTGGCGGTGGCTTCGGAGGAAGCGGTGGTGGTAGCACCTTCGGAGGAAGCGGTGGCAGTAGCAGCTTTGGAGGAAATGGTGGTAGTGGCAGCTTTGGAGGAAATGGTGGTGGCGGCttcggtggcggtggtggcggccACAGAGGTGCCGGCGGTGGTGGATTCGGAAACGGCGGTGGATTCAAGCCTCTTCGGATTGCAGGACGAGGACCATCCTTCAACGTGTATAAAAAGCATCATTACTGAGTCCTCAGCAATAGGTCACTCACGTAACAAAAGAGGTAGTGAGCTGCGTCTGCGTACAGCTTGCCTTCAAAGAAGTTGATCCAAAGGAGCCAGTTCAAAAGTCACCCACCAGCTACAAGCTAGTTCAGGAACTCGTGCATCAGGGCGTGCCATGCGGTTCCATTGCCTGTACAGTACTCCCTCTCGTCCCTCATCAGTTTGCTGCCATTGTTTTTGCTAAGCGTGCTTTTTGCTGTATAAAGCTATCAAATAAATTTGCCTGTGGCAATCGTTACTTGAACATTTTTGACGTGAGACGTATTTCAGTTTGGTTAGCAcagggggtcgcttgctaaaaccacATGTAACGAGAACATGTAATATTATTATCACTTTTATCTTTGCTACCACATTATACACGTGCTTTACTTcggtatcgttgtgtagaggaaatAAGCCATTACTCGAACATGCATGAATCGCGTGCACAGATGGGCCGTTGTTGCGCCATGCATGACGCAATCGAAGCTAAATTTAGCTTCTCGTTCGGCGTTAAGAGAGGCATAGTTCGGCAGTACGTTTGCCGATTCGAGCGGGAGTTTTCGCGCTTGAGAGAGCTCACTCTGGCCCTTTAGTAGGTATGATCCAACGAACTCAAAACTATGCTCATCAGTAATTATAAGGCTTACAAGTGTGAAATTTGTTGCTGAAATTTGACGGCTGCTCGGCTAAGGCGACCCCGCGTTTGACACGTAGGATCCAGAAATGGCGTGAGGAGACTCCAGCATCAAGACAGAGGGTGCCGATTCGCGCCCACTACCTTTGACCATCGCGGGCTCCTTACGAATGGGAAGTGAGCATGATTGCAAGATTATACCGTAGGATCCCCACTAGCTGTATCATAAGCTAAGCATGTAAATTTTGTAATGCGTGAAGTAATGTCgcttgtgtatttggttacgtcattgCTGTCCCGTAGTGTCCATATGCCCTCAGCAGCAcacacaagacgtttcacgtgcGGAACTTCGGCTCCGTGCCTACTACCCGAAAAAACGaacgataactttatttataatccggcgagttattcggggatttgggcgaatacacctgcctaggtgtcggccacgagcccttgagctctggcggcttcctcggcccgctggacggtcCAGAGTTGGTCTttgagggcggagctgagcagcgtagtctcccagtgcgttcggctcgaggctgcgtccccaTCTGGAACCCcccttgtttgcactcccataacatgtgtttcagggttgccctggcctcacaaaacttgcattggtttgacgaataaagctctggggaacagagattcaagatcaccgggtttacaaacgttcttgtctgcagctgtcgccttgcgaccgcctgtctcttgttgAGTTTCTGGTGTGGTGGTGGAAATTTCCACCTAGTCAGTCTGTACTGCTGCGTTATTTCTCTGTAACTCGACAGGCGATCCTCCCACCCTTCACCAGACGTCGCggccgaggcggcggtagtgtggttggcggctcggtccgtaagccctcgagccgccccgtgcgccgcctgaagatgctttttttttttttgctatgtctCGAATTTTACATTTCTGCGCTAATGCAGACTGAAGACAATATTGTTTGTCTGCATCAACTATACGTTTACCTTATTACTCCATTTGGTATTGTGTAAAATTCGAATTCGCGTCCGACAGCCTCGCGCCGTTTACTCAAATACGCTGCAAATTTTAGCAGGCACTTCCAAAATTCATGAGCTGTATTTAATGATATACAAGAGATAGCTGGCAGCATAAAATCAGAAAATTGGGGCTAGAAAACCAGATGGGAGCTTATACTAACGGCACCAAACAAGTGCTCTCTGATTAAGGTGCGAGAAATCGTCTGATGTTGTTTATCGTTATACATCGAAGCAAGATGACATAACATTTGTAACAAGCCCCATGTTAAAAAAAAGTGAGACACAGTTATGCGCATTACCAGTGAAGGTGACCTTTGTAAGGTCACCAGTGGTGTATATTCTAGTGATAAGGATCAGTGAAGGCAAACAGCTTGGGTAAGGAAAAATATCACTATATGTGTAACAGTGGCGGTGTCCAGCAAGGAATCGTGGACTATACAATCTCCAAGGGAGGAGCTCAGCAGCTGAGGTTACAAACGTTTATATACACTCTATGTTTATAATCTCAGTGAGAGGGCTTCATGAGAGAGACATTCACATCGCCTATATAAAGGCTTCTCGCCTCGCCACTTCCGTAGGGTATGATATAGAGCACCAACTTAATCGCATTTGGTCTGTTCACCACACAGATGCACCTACTAGTGCGCAGATATATGCGCACCATTCTTCAGCCTAACAATACTTCATTCGTGGGCCCTGTTGTTTCCACAAAGACCATCACCAACGAGTCAGCGTGTTCTCACGAGGGGCACTCTCTAACGTTCTTTACAGCTTGTTTTGCAAACCTGGCCCGTTCCGGCCACCGTCGCCCAAAGTGTTTAGCGACCCTGACATGACATCTCCACTCCATCATATAGCGATATTTCAAGGTTTTTGGAATGACGCTCGTCCTGGTTTTACACTCAAGTAGCCTCGCTTTGCCTTGCGGTGATGTTTGCAGTAGAGTTGATATACCGGACATCCTGAATCTCTGTTAAATGTTTGCCACCCTTTCCAGAATTTTCTTGTTGTGGCTTTTATTAGAGTCACAGCTCGTCGTAACGTGCCTGACTCATAAGGCACAAACACCACCTCGGGCAAGGCCTCGCATTGACGGCTATTTCCGCTATCCGTCGGCCTATCATAGAAATCGTTTAAACGGATTCAGACAAGGGGACGGAGCAGAGATTTCGGCAGCTGAGTCCGGCCTTCTCCGCTCACAGGCCGGATTGAAAATGCTGGCCGGTCGTCCGTCTGTCTGGCGGTCGTCTGGCCTCTCTCTAGCCAAGACAGCGTCATGTCTGTCAACATGGGCTGTGGAATCACGTTTGCGATCGCAAAGGCATGTGTTTAGTTTCATTGCTTTGTTAGCGATAAACAGAAGTGCGATAATCGCAGCGAGGCCCTAGGAAAAAACTCACAGATGATTACGATAGTCCCTAacgcaaaatttgagcgcagctctttaggtgttttgaattccaccggttgcgtcgctcattgttcagaaagaatgTGTGAACACGGGAACACGTGGCTCgtgcggagcgcattctctagcggcggcggcgcaggcgatgTAGCGCATGctcagtgggtccgaagcccacgccagcgctttgtttccagatgtggggtgtgttccaattctggccagtatcggagactgtctacgtagacagctaagtagacagccgagacagcttcgaggccatgtaatggaacgcgtttcgagccgtctggatgACGTATCGAAGACGTGTCTGCGacgagacgccacctcgcggcgacaagaaaaagttgaaaaaagcacgcattatttctgtattttggTGGAGCATTCACATCCGGCTTCAAAATAAAAtcacgtcagggcctctcctatttTGCTTCCATGTTCCATGTTGTAACCAAGGGTACGCCATGATTGAAGACACCATCGAATTATTGCAGGGACGACCGCAATGTAGTAGCCCCGACCACCTGCAGCCACCTGCGCAAGTGAAATGCTGTGCATGCTCAAGGCAGGTCACTCGAAACGTTCGTTTCGTCTGGGAATGCGAAAGACTCAAGACAACCTGCAAAATGTACCGGCTTATAAGGAGGTGACATCGTTTGAAAAGTGGGCATGGGCTAACGTGAAAAAGACACTTGGCACCCTAGGAGGTCCGCGTGGGAAGCTTCCATAGGGATATTAAATGCTATTGGCGTAGCGCGTATAAGACGGGACAAAGAGGCACAGAATgacacacacagcgctaactttcaacaatagATTCATTTCCGAG
The DNA window shown above is from Dermacentor silvarum isolate Dsil-2018 chromosome 1, BIME_Dsil_1.4, whole genome shotgun sequence and carries:
- the LOC119463087 gene encoding uncharacterized protein LOC119463087, translated to MRLAALLSTLLACASAGVPAAFGGGPLAGAALLGGGLGPAMIVGDGLGNAALGNLGGFGGVSGLGGLGAGGLDHGGLGATNLGAGALGLGGLGGLGGGGALLAAGPTVVGVAAGPATVSGPVSVSAPVSIPGPVATPVASVTYVKQPVIKLRYVTRPVTTYVRQPVATVTHTIKKIVNYNNAGALLGLGGASGLDLGGDLAGGDGVDGVDGGNGGGGGGGGFAGDNGGGGGGRGGGGGGGFSGGNGGGNGGGGGFSGGNGGGNGGGGGFGGGHSGGGGFGGGSGSGGGGFTGGNGGGSAYTGGNGGGDLAGGSGNGGGFSRGPVGGGSFAGYSGGGGGFPRGHGGAGSGGGFGGSGGGSTFGGSGGSSSFGGNGGSGSFGGNGGGGFGGGGGGHRGAGGGGFGNGGGFKPLRIAGRGPSFNVYKKHHY